One Streptomyces hundungensis DNA segment encodes these proteins:
- a CDS encoding ATP-binding protein, with translation MFETDSARHAVPEARRRAVAFVRDTCPGADLIAVQLVLGELISNAVRHTAAGTWHLLLRADETALTMTVTDSSSRLPQPRQADPFDGLGGFGLHIVGRLCDSNTVTVHESGKAVTVSWMLPHRPIA, from the coding sequence GTGTTCGAGACCGACTCCGCACGCCATGCCGTTCCGGAGGCACGTCGCCGGGCGGTGGCGTTCGTCAGGGACACGTGTCCCGGCGCGGACCTCATCGCGGTGCAACTCGTCCTGGGCGAACTGATCAGCAACGCCGTGCGGCACACCGCCGCGGGCACCTGGCACCTGCTCCTGCGTGCCGACGAGACGGCCCTGACCATGACGGTGACGGACTCCAGCTCACGCCTCCCCCAGCCCCGGCAGGCGGATCCGTTCGACGGGCTGGGGGGGTTCGGGCTGCACATCGTGGGACGCCTCTGCGACAGCAACACCGTCACGGTGCATGAGAGCGGCAAGGCGGTCACGGTCAGCTGGATGCTGCCGCACCGCCCGATTGCGTAG
- a CDS encoding adenosylcobinamide amidohydrolase has translation MTVVLPPAGTTAGLLHMQEVTHDTADCLRSLVWRAGTGWRMVSSAVLGGGIGARAWVLNTQVPHGYRRTDPDRHLAAIARRIGAEGPGVGLMTAADIRSSGRAEDGGVETVATAGLGVRGWAASPASGTDVPARPGTINIVAAVPVALSDAALVNAVATATEAKVQALLDAGFDCSGTPTDAVCVAARVPRADEEVHAFAGPRSLWGARLARAVHTAVRTAAEFAADR, from the coding sequence GTGACCGTCGTCCTGCCGCCCGCCGGCACCACTGCCGGACTGCTGCACATGCAGGAAGTCACGCACGACACGGCGGACTGCCTGCGCAGCCTGGTGTGGCGGGCCGGCACGGGCTGGCGCATGGTCAGCAGTGCGGTCCTCGGGGGCGGCATCGGCGCGCGTGCGTGGGTGCTCAACACCCAGGTGCCGCACGGCTATCGGCGTACGGACCCGGACCGGCACCTGGCGGCGATCGCCCGGCGGATCGGCGCCGAGGGGCCGGGGGTCGGTCTGATGACGGCCGCCGACATCAGGTCGTCCGGCCGCGCGGAGGACGGCGGGGTCGAAACCGTCGCGACCGCCGGACTCGGTGTGCGCGGCTGGGCCGCATCCCCCGCGTCCGGTACAGACGTGCCCGCCCGGCCCGGGACGATCAACATCGTGGCCGCCGTGCCGGTCGCGCTGAGTGACGCGGCTCTGGTCAACGCCGTGGCCACGGCCACGGAGGCCAAGGTGCAGGCGCTGCTGGACGCCGGCTTCGACTGCTCGGGGACGCCGACGGACGCGGTGTGCGTGGCGGCCAGGGTGCCTCGCGCCGACGAGGAGGTGCACGCGTTCGCCGGTCCGCGTTCGCTGTGGGGCGCCCGCCTGGCACGCGCGGTCCACACCGCCGTACGCACCGCAGCCGAGTTCGCAGCCGACCGCTGA
- a CDS encoding STAS domain-containing protein yields MTDPTLTATRRTHAGGATVLAVAGELDHHTAPELTRLIQEEPFGPALPVLIDLSGLTYCDSTGITVLIGADRQAREAGAPLVLVGVTADQMHVFRIIGLDQLFTFQPTVEDAIEALRA; encoded by the coding sequence GTGACCGACCCCACTCTGACCGCCACCCGCCGCACCCACGCCGGCGGGGCCACGGTGCTGGCCGTGGCCGGCGAACTCGACCACCACACGGCGCCGGAGCTGACCCGGCTCATCCAGGAAGAGCCCTTCGGTCCCGCCCTTCCCGTACTGATCGACCTCTCCGGCCTCACCTACTGCGACTCGACCGGCATCACCGTGCTGATCGGCGCCGACCGCCAGGCGCGCGAGGCCGGCGCCCCGCTGGTCCTGGTCGGTGTGACCGCCGACCAGATGCACGTCTTCCGCATCATCGGCCTCGACCAGCTCTTCACCTTCCAGCCCACCGTCGAGGACGCGATCGAGGCGCTACGCGCTTGA
- a CDS encoding PP2C family protein-serine/threonine phosphatase: MAVCEYGPRRGASSATKDEQRRLDAVRRYAVLDTPADPVFDKIASLAARVFAAPMAMVAIVDSDRVWCKAAYGLGDVGEFPRAAGAWSLAVAHDGPRVLVDTRADAGPVAGLLVPGQLDVRFCAAAAITTPDGHQLGTVTVFDTCPRRPADDQLAALQELAALAMDELELRLAALHTVAAERERRADAERLARTLQRTLLPPTLPTVPGLDTAAAYHPASLDEIGGDFYDLFPLDDGRWAFFVGDVCGKGADAAALTSLTRYTLRAAAIYDPDPRTALANLDTVLKGEFQGDFQRFCTAVFGVLDAGADGSFTVTLAGGGHPPALAVRADGTVEPVSTAGGQLIGLLPEPQFVQASTLLAPGDALLLYTDGLIEARTANGHMLGEEGLARHLSAHTPRGADHLLATVHKLFTDLGTGVSDDTALLALSVPPRRTPQLAQETR; encoded by the coding sequence ATGGCGGTGTGTGAGTACGGTCCGCGCCGCGGTGCGAGCTCCGCGACCAAGGACGAGCAGCGACGGCTCGACGCGGTGCGCCGCTACGCGGTCCTGGACACGCCCGCCGACCCGGTCTTCGACAAGATCGCCTCCCTCGCGGCGCGCGTCTTCGCGGCTCCCATGGCCATGGTGGCGATCGTGGACAGCGACCGGGTGTGGTGCAAGGCGGCGTACGGCCTCGGGGACGTCGGGGAGTTCCCCCGTGCGGCGGGCGCCTGGTCCCTCGCGGTCGCGCATGACGGCCCCCGCGTCCTCGTCGACACCCGCGCCGATGCCGGTCCGGTCGCCGGCCTCCTCGTCCCCGGGCAGCTGGACGTACGCTTCTGTGCCGCCGCGGCGATCACCACACCGGACGGGCACCAGCTGGGCACCGTCACCGTCTTCGACACCTGCCCCCGCCGGCCGGCCGACGACCAGCTCGCCGCCCTCCAGGAGCTGGCCGCGCTCGCCATGGACGAACTCGAGCTGCGGCTGGCCGCGTTGCACACCGTGGCCGCCGAACGGGAACGGCGCGCGGACGCGGAACGGCTGGCCCGCACGCTCCAGCGCACCCTGCTGCCGCCGACCCTGCCGACCGTCCCCGGGCTGGACACGGCCGCCGCCTACCACCCCGCGTCCCTCGACGAGATCGGCGGCGACTTCTATGATCTCTTTCCGCTCGACGACGGCCGCTGGGCGTTCTTCGTCGGCGACGTGTGCGGCAAGGGAGCCGACGCCGCCGCCCTGACCTCGCTGACCCGCTACACCCTGCGGGCCGCCGCCATTTACGACCCCGACCCCCGGACCGCCCTCGCCAACCTCGACACGGTCCTCAAGGGTGAGTTCCAGGGCGACTTCCAGCGGTTCTGCACGGCGGTGTTCGGCGTGCTCGACGCCGGTGCGGACGGGTCGTTCACCGTTACGCTGGCCGGCGGCGGCCATCCTCCGGCCCTGGCCGTGCGTGCGGACGGCACGGTCGAGCCGGTGTCCACGGCCGGCGGCCAGCTGATCGGCCTGCTGCCCGAGCCCCAATTCGTGCAGGCCAGCACCCTTCTCGCGCCGGGCGACGCACTGCTGCTGTACACCGACGGGCTCATCGAAGCGCGCACCGCGAACGGACACATGCTGGGCGAGGAAGGGCTCGCGCGCCATCTGTCCGCCCACACCCCCCGCGGAGCCGACCACTTACTGGCCACCGTGCACAAACTTTTCACCGATCTGGGTACCGGGGTGAGCGACGACACCGCGCTGCTCGCCCTGTCCGTCCCGCCCCGCCGCACGCCCCAACTCGCTCAGGAGACCCGGTGA
- a CDS encoding SpoIIE family protein phosphatase: MTRSEDAGPRGTAAAGSDVFAADTAVGGDLALVDWAATTPLGDPEGWPQSLRTTVSILLSSKFSMWMAWGPELTFFCNAAYRRDTLGRKYPWALGRPASEVWAEIWRDIGPRIDSVLTTGEATWDQALLLFVERSGYSEESYHTFSYSPLRDDAGLVVGMLCVVSEETERVIGERRMATLRDLGSDPSVVRTEQEMLDFARVQLSRNPHDLPFTLTYLFQDDGSAALAAATGVADDHPAAVPHLAPGSDTAWPTAAPARGETVLVPLDGATHTDLPTGAWPEAPRQALIVPLRQQGGDPYGFMVVGLNRYRALDDGYRGFVELVAGHVASGVASARSYQAQQRRAEELAELDRAKTTFFSNISHEFRTPLTLIMGPVEELRNRLPDDGARAELEVIHRNGLRLGKLVNTLLDFSRIEAGRMQASYEPVDLAVVTGELASVFRSAIDRAGLDFEVDCPPLPEPVFLDRSMWEKVILNLLSNALKFTFDGSIRVATTVEDGMAVVTVADTGIGVAAGEMPRLFERFHRIENARTRSNEGSGIGLALVKELVGLHGGEISAASVEGRGTRFTIRLPFGAAHLPAGAVRSESCRAPAPMAEPFMQEALRWLPGEQSAALPASVESITNGTAAHATSAGAGSDESAVGEDVPPHVLIADDNADMREYLTQLLRGAGYRVASVNDGREALRAVRAQAFDLVISDVMMPHLDGLALVAALRADSRTASVPVLLLSARAGQESSIEGLRAGADDYLVKPFAAAELLARVRANVELARLRSHHARWRTALVDSLQEAFFVCDEDGAVVEINTAFADILGYGPEGLPYRPVHPWWPDAADSEAYEQVSAAFTQLLGNPKGSYTIPITHRDGHRLWVTATFNQVDDPDTGRRVTVGTFRDVTAEHYAIQRESALAALGTCLARATSVQQALTGALDELKKLWRARWVMAAVFDRGDEPTLTSTDETPHWRDLPAERRAALNTLRHGPVLTPIDDATGASILLEFPEGPLALWIHMGENRPFTGEDQLLLSLLAGHLAQGLSRAHQIDQQRETAIALQRAILGPSRLPAGFAVRYEPATQPLEVGGDWYDTVVLPDGRIGIVVGDCVGRGLEAASVMGQLRSACRALLLQDASPAQTLMALDQFAAGVPGAACTTVFCGVLNAEIGQLTYSSAGHPPGILVRPDGATLLLEDGRSLPLAVRTGSRRPEGTCAIPARSTLLLYTDGLVERRRRPLSDGIDQASQALQDGRNTAVDELATHVMSRLAPAGGYDDDVALLLYRHPAPLEMSFPAESSQLAPVRKSLRSWLSQCDLPPTTAQNILVAAGEACANAVEHGHRHSPGDPIHFRAEVYVDDLRLTIADSGSWRDPQPELNTHRGRGMRLMRALMQRVTVTPGASGTTVDMHTRIA; the protein is encoded by the coding sequence GTGACGCGTTCCGAGGATGCCGGGCCCCGAGGCACGGCAGCGGCCGGAAGCGATGTGTTCGCCGCGGACACCGCGGTCGGCGGTGACCTGGCGCTGGTGGACTGGGCGGCGACCACCCCGCTCGGGGACCCGGAAGGCTGGCCGCAGAGCCTGAGGACGACCGTCAGCATCCTGCTGTCGTCGAAGTTCTCGATGTGGATGGCCTGGGGGCCGGAGCTCACCTTCTTCTGCAACGCCGCTTACCGGCGCGACACTCTGGGGCGCAAGTATCCGTGGGCGCTGGGACGGCCGGCGAGCGAGGTCTGGGCCGAGATCTGGCGCGACATCGGTCCCCGCATCGACAGCGTGCTCACCACCGGCGAGGCCACCTGGGACCAGGCGCTGCTGCTGTTCGTCGAGCGTTCCGGCTACTCGGAGGAGAGCTACCACACCTTCTCCTACAGCCCCCTGCGCGACGACGCGGGTCTCGTGGTCGGGATGCTGTGCGTGGTCAGCGAGGAGACCGAACGGGTCATCGGTGAACGGCGGATGGCGACCCTGCGCGATCTGGGTTCCGACCCCAGTGTGGTGCGCACCGAGCAGGAGATGCTCGACTTCGCGCGCGTGCAACTGAGCCGCAATCCGCACGACCTGCCGTTCACGCTGACCTATCTCTTCCAGGACGACGGCAGTGCCGCGCTGGCCGCCGCCACCGGGGTAGCGGACGACCACCCGGCCGCCGTGCCCCACCTCGCGCCGGGCTCCGATACGGCGTGGCCGACCGCCGCCCCGGCGCGGGGCGAGACCGTCCTCGTCCCGCTCGACGGAGCGACGCATACGGATCTGCCGACGGGGGCGTGGCCCGAAGCACCCCGGCAGGCGTTGATCGTGCCGCTGCGGCAACAGGGCGGTGACCCGTACGGTTTCATGGTGGTCGGCCTCAACCGTTATCGGGCCCTGGACGACGGATACCGCGGCTTCGTCGAACTGGTCGCCGGGCACGTCGCCTCCGGAGTCGCCAGTGCCCGCAGCTATCAGGCTCAGCAGCGCCGCGCGGAGGAACTCGCGGAGCTGGACCGGGCGAAGACGACGTTCTTCTCCAACATCAGTCACGAGTTCCGCACGCCGTTGACGCTGATCATGGGGCCAGTCGAGGAGCTGAGGAACCGGCTCCCGGACGACGGGGCCCGTGCGGAGCTGGAGGTCATCCACCGCAACGGGCTGCGCCTGGGCAAACTGGTCAACACCCTGCTCGACTTCTCCCGCATCGAGGCCGGCCGGATGCAGGCGAGTTACGAGCCGGTCGATCTGGCCGTGGTGACCGGTGAGCTGGCGAGCGTGTTCCGCTCGGCCATCGACCGGGCCGGGCTGGACTTCGAGGTGGACTGCCCGCCGCTGCCCGAGCCGGTCTTCCTCGACCGGAGCATGTGGGAGAAGGTGATTCTCAATCTGCTCAGCAACGCGCTGAAGTTCACCTTCGACGGCTCGATCAGGGTCGCCACCACCGTCGAGGACGGCATGGCCGTGGTGACCGTCGCCGACACCGGGATCGGTGTCGCGGCGGGGGAAATGCCCCGGCTCTTCGAACGTTTCCACCGCATCGAGAACGCCCGCACCCGCTCCAACGAGGGCAGCGGCATCGGCCTTGCCCTGGTGAAGGAACTGGTCGGACTGCACGGCGGCGAGATCAGCGCCGCCTCCGTCGAGGGCCGCGGCACCAGGTTCACCATCCGGCTGCCGTTCGGCGCCGCGCACCTCCCGGCCGGCGCCGTCCGGTCGGAGTCGTGCCGCGCCCCGGCCCCCATGGCCGAGCCCTTCATGCAGGAGGCCCTGCGCTGGCTGCCCGGTGAACAGAGCGCGGCGCTGCCCGCCTCGGTCGAGAGCATCACCAACGGGACTGCCGCGCACGCGACTTCCGCAGGCGCGGGCTCTGACGAATCGGCCGTCGGCGAGGACGTCCCGCCCCATGTCCTGATCGCCGACGACAACGCCGACATGCGCGAGTACCTCACCCAGCTGCTGCGCGGCGCGGGGTACCGGGTGGCCTCGGTCAATGACGGCCGAGAGGCCCTGCGGGCCGTACGCGCCCAGGCCTTCGACCTCGTGATCAGCGACGTCATGATGCCCCACCTGGACGGGCTCGCCCTGGTCGCGGCGCTGCGGGCCGACTCGCGGACCGCCTCGGTCCCCGTACTGCTGCTATCGGCGCGGGCCGGGCAGGAGTCATCGATCGAGGGCCTGCGGGCGGGCGCCGACGACTATCTCGTCAAACCGTTCGCGGCGGCCGAACTCCTCGCCCGGGTACGGGCCAACGTCGAGCTGGCGCGCCTGCGCAGCCATCACGCCCGCTGGCGCACCGCCCTGGTGGACTCCTTGCAGGAGGCGTTCTTCGTCTGTGACGAGGACGGCGCCGTCGTCGAGATCAACACGGCGTTCGCCGACATCCTCGGCTACGGTCCCGAGGGGCTGCCCTACCGGCCGGTCCATCCCTGGTGGCCCGACGCCGCCGACTCCGAGGCGTACGAGCAGGTCAGCGCCGCCTTCACGCAGCTGCTCGGCAACCCGAAGGGTTCCTACACCATTCCGATCACCCACCGGGACGGCCACCGGCTGTGGGTGACGGCCACGTTCAACCAGGTCGACGATCCCGACACCGGGCGCCGCGTGACCGTCGGCACCTTCCGCGACGTCACGGCCGAGCACTACGCCATCCAGCGCGAGAGCGCCCTGGCGGCCCTGGGCACCTGCCTGGCACGGGCGACCAGCGTGCAGCAGGCACTGACGGGGGCCCTGGACGAGCTGAAGAAGCTGTGGCGCGCCCGATGGGTCATGGCGGCCGTCTTCGACCGCGGCGACGAACCCACGCTGACTTCCACCGACGAGACGCCCCACTGGCGGGACCTGCCCGCCGAACGGCGAGCGGCGCTCAACACCCTGCGCCATGGCCCGGTCCTGACCCCGATCGACGACGCCACCGGGGCCAGCATCCTCCTGGAGTTCCCCGAGGGCCCGCTCGCCCTGTGGATCCACATGGGCGAGAACCGCCCCTTCACCGGCGAGGACCAGCTGCTGCTCTCCCTGCTGGCCGGGCATCTCGCCCAGGGGCTGAGCCGCGCCCACCAGATCGACCAGCAGCGCGAGACCGCCATCGCTCTGCAGCGGGCCATCCTCGGCCCCTCGCGCCTGCCCGCAGGTTTCGCCGTCCGGTACGAGCCCGCCACCCAGCCGCTGGAGGTCGGCGGCGACTGGTACGACACCGTCGTCCTGCCCGACGGCCGGATCGGCATCGTCGTCGGCGACTGTGTCGGCCGGGGCCTGGAGGCCGCCAGCGTCATGGGTCAACTGCGCAGCGCCTGCCGGGCGTTGCTGCTCCAGGACGCCAGCCCCGCGCAGACGCTGATGGCCCTGGACCAGTTCGCGGCGGGCGTCCCCGGCGCGGCCTGCACCACCGTCTTCTGCGGCGTCCTGAACGCCGAGATCGGGCAGCTGACGTACTCGAGCGCCGGCCATCCGCCCGGCATCCTTGTCCGGCCGGACGGTGCCACCCTGCTTCTGGAGGACGGCCGGTCACTCCCGCTGGCCGTACGGACCGGCAGCCGGCGCCCCGAGGGAACATGTGCCATCCCGGCGAGGTCCACCCTGCTCCTCTACACCGACGGCCTCGTGGAACGCCGCCGCCGCCCGCTCAGCGACGGCATCGACCAGGCGAGCCAGGCCCTCCAGGACGGCCGGAACACCGCGGTCGACGAACTCGCCACCCACGTCATGTCCAGGCTGGCCCCCGCGGGCGGTTACGACGACGACGTCGCCCTGCTGCTCTACCGGCACCCGGCCCCGCTGGAGATGTCCTTCCCGGCCGAGTCGTCCCAGCTCGCCCCCGTACGCAAGTCACTGCGCAGCTGGCTGAGCCAGTGCGACCTGCCGCCCACCACGGCGCAGAACATTCTGGTCGCCGCGGGCGAGGCGTGCGCCAACGCCGTCGAGCACGGCCACCGCCACTCCCCCGGCGACCCGATCCACTTCCGCGCCGAGGTGTACGTCGACGATCTGCGCCTGACCATCGCCGACAGTGGCAGCTGGAGGGACCCGCAGCCTGAACTCAACACCCACCGCGGCCGCGGCATGCGCCTGATGCGGGCGCTGATGCAGCGGGTCACCGTCACGCCGGGCGCCTCCGGTACCACCGTCGACATGCACACGAGGATCGCCTGA
- a CDS encoding STAS domain-containing protein: protein MTTHLTLTHGRRPDGTALLTAVGEIDMSNAGELAAALTGTAAPLVLDLSGVEYLDSAGLSVLFPHAERLQLITNPLLVPVLTISGLLDLTTVHGE from the coding sequence ATGACCACCCACCTGACCCTCACTCACGGACGACGGCCCGACGGCACCGCGCTGCTGACCGCGGTCGGCGAGATCGACATGAGCAACGCGGGCGAACTGGCCGCCGCCCTCACGGGAACGGCCGCCCCCCTGGTCCTCGACCTCAGCGGCGTCGAATACCTCGACAGCGCCGGTCTCAGCGTCCTGTTCCCGCACGCCGAACGCCTCCAGCTCATCACAAACCCCCTGCTGGTCCCCGTCCTGACCATCTCGGGCCTGCTCGATCTGACGACGGTCCACGGCGAGTAG
- a CDS encoding DUF4190 domain-containing protein, with amino-acid sequence MTPFSNSEANPSRTNGLAVAGLVCGIVGIFFLNIVLGPLAIVFGAVALRQSAAKGGGGMAKAALALGIIDVLLFVVLLMVAASNGGFHWYVGG; translated from the coding sequence ATGACACCGTTCAGCAACTCCGAGGCCAACCCGTCCCGCACCAACGGTCTGGCCGTGGCCGGGCTGGTGTGCGGCATCGTCGGCATCTTCTTCCTGAACATCGTGCTCGGTCCGCTGGCCATCGTTTTCGGTGCGGTCGCCCTGCGGCAGTCCGCGGCCAAGGGGGGTGGAGGGATGGCGAAGGCCGCTCTCGCGCTCGGCATCATCGACGTACTGCTCTTCGTAGTGCTGCTGATGGTGGCCGCCTCCAACGGCGGCTTCCACTGGTACGTGGGCGGCTGA
- a CDS encoding DUF6417 family protein: MYFTPAPGLEEQIRAAVHDRALGRWLLCLTQGQMESGAYGLWLHAVTRSAAEANRFGREYDIIYRPATDGSRSRTADCLIPISLALRVSAADEIIPHRGPGCPRTSW, translated from the coding sequence CTGTACTTCACGCCCGCCCCGGGGCTTGAGGAACAGATCCGCGCTGCCGTCCACGACCGGGCACTGGGCCGCTGGCTGCTGTGCCTGACGCAGGGTCAGATGGAGTCCGGGGCCTACGGGTTGTGGCTCCATGCGGTGACCCGCTCGGCGGCGGAGGCGAACCGGTTCGGCCGCGAGTACGACATCATCTACCGGCCCGCAACCGACGGGAGCCGCTCGCGCACCGCCGATTGTTTGATCCCGATTTCGTTGGCGTTGAGAGTGTCCGCAGCGGACGAGATCATCCCGCATCGAGGTCCAGGATGTCCACGAACGTCTTGGTAA
- a CDS encoding tryptophan 2,3-dioxygenase family protein, with product METPYACYLRLPALLDLQQPRTPDERTGQWADERFFITVHQSAEVLASQALVYLHRAAEHAQTGKDPEAAAALRRVTALVDILEHHLTLLDHLEPDSFASFRPLLDNASGAQSSQFAELFQRIAAANLLGPPTDDLPTEQPLASSALQALRGAVVRWRVRHLLLVERMTGDQPGSGGTSGLAFLRDQIDLPPR from the coding sequence ATGGAGACGCCTTACGCCTGTTACCTTCGACTTCCCGCGCTCCTCGATCTGCAGCAGCCGCGCACCCCGGACGAGCGGACTGGTCAGTGGGCGGACGAGCGCTTCTTCATCACCGTGCACCAGTCCGCCGAAGTCCTGGCCAGTCAGGCCCTGGTATATCTGCACCGGGCCGCCGAGCACGCGCAGACGGGCAAGGATCCCGAGGCCGCTGCGGCCCTGCGCAGAGTCACAGCACTTGTGGACATCCTCGAACACCACCTCACGCTCCTGGACCACCTCGAACCCGACAGCTTCGCCTCCTTCCGCCCGCTGCTCGACAATGCCAGCGGAGCCCAGTCCAGCCAGTTCGCCGAGCTGTTCCAACGCATCGCCGCAGCAAACCTCCTCGGCCCGCCGACCGACGACCTTCCGACGGAGCAGCCCCTTGCCAGCTCTGCGTTGCAGGCTCTGCGCGGGGCCGTCGTCCGCTGGCGGGTCCGGCACCTGCTCCTGGTCGAGCGGATGACCGGTGACCAGCCCGGCAGTGGCGGAACGTCGGGGCTGGCCTTTCTGCGCGACCAGATCGACCTGCCGCCCCGCTGA
- a CDS encoding profilin codes for MTDWQSYVDDDLSGDLLTAAVIIDATDGATLAHSNGYGLKAGEGAAIIGKFETPVKAHVEGVAVNGVTYKVVEADERSIYGKNGDTGVALARTSTAIVIGYYNGQQPELARMLVDKVASYLV; via the coding sequence ATGACGGACTGGCAGTCGTACGTCGACGATGACCTGAGCGGAGACCTGCTCACGGCCGCGGTCATCATCGACGCCACCGACGGCGCCACCTTGGCCCACAGCAACGGGTACGGCCTGAAGGCCGGCGAGGGCGCGGCCATCATCGGCAAGTTCGAGACCCCCGTCAAGGCGCACGTCGAGGGCGTCGCCGTCAACGGCGTCACGTACAAGGTGGTCGAGGCCGACGAGCGCTCGATCTACGGCAAGAACGGCGACACCGGCGTCGCCCTCGCCAGGACCAGCACAGCCATTGTCATCGGTTACTACAACGGGCAGCAGCCCGAGCTCGCCAGGATGCTCGTGGACAAGGTCGCCAGTTACCTCGTGTAG
- a CDS encoding RICIN domain-containing protein yields MSDSAVVSDEHEFQRDVVAGICGALGGTGVRTRMGTMMERSSSTNVLLAVMLNGFARRAAGQPLSDLEAVFTDVFSRAGFTAGELNEMGQAFSSAEPEVRERLFPGRFSALGMEDSYGLADLRADLPQLGRDFLATCSNIRAVDATRLTGPLGDDAEAQAVREMADPEPSAAFLQETADKGWGLVCMGLPLDHPTAATARSGGSGTYWVSLDYLTCHRESNEWGKDEPKFSLALCDGDTQRRYVSEQFSMNTGYTRAFEPNRLWNTTVANGGLAVTVDAWEMDHGGGDEKALFIIDEILKILMDELSIDTWKGMVETVIGELTGVGVPPAAVAMFAMILTFLRQILTNQDDHIGTYSLLVPEPVLMLQKQIQDTLRNPPPEGVVRKIAALVRTSENLVEMLLRMGAYRTSKRALVFDAGSDGKWEIGFLMLPDASSQVTGLPARVRLESVSSRRFATIHGPYNDNGPSIRQEGWYNASHQRWELDRLSGDLHKFTSVYSPSRVMSIHGPYPGNAPDINLWTWRDASHQKWRLLPVAQDEYFIVSDYRGGAISVTNASTDNGAKLCHHGLQGHRNQLWRILGA; encoded by the coding sequence ATGAGTGACAGTGCCGTCGTCAGCGACGAGCATGAGTTCCAGCGCGACGTGGTGGCCGGTATCTGCGGCGCACTGGGCGGTACGGGCGTCCGCACGCGCATGGGGACCATGATGGAGCGCAGCAGCTCCACCAACGTTCTGCTGGCTGTGATGCTCAACGGGTTCGCCCGACGCGCGGCCGGGCAGCCCCTGTCGGATCTGGAAGCCGTCTTTACGGACGTCTTCTCCCGTGCCGGTTTCACTGCCGGCGAGCTCAACGAGATGGGACAAGCTTTCTCCAGCGCGGAGCCGGAGGTCCGCGAGCGGCTCTTCCCCGGGCGTTTCTCCGCTCTGGGCATGGAGGACTCCTACGGTCTCGCCGACCTGCGAGCCGATCTGCCGCAGCTGGGCAGGGATTTCCTCGCCACGTGCAGCAACATCCGGGCGGTGGACGCCACCCGCCTGACGGGTCCTCTCGGTGACGATGCAGAAGCACAGGCCGTGCGGGAGATGGCCGACCCCGAGCCCAGCGCGGCCTTCCTGCAGGAGACCGCCGACAAGGGATGGGGGCTGGTCTGCATGGGGCTGCCCCTCGACCACCCCACTGCCGCGACCGCACGATCCGGCGGCTCGGGCACGTACTGGGTGTCGCTCGACTACCTCACATGCCATCGTGAGTCGAACGAGTGGGGCAAGGACGAACCCAAGTTTTCGCTGGCCCTGTGCGACGGGGATACTCAGCGTCGCTACGTAAGCGAGCAGTTCAGCATGAACACCGGCTATACCCGCGCCTTCGAGCCGAACCGGCTGTGGAACACCACGGTGGCCAATGGCGGCCTTGCCGTGACGGTCGACGCCTGGGAGATGGACCACGGTGGGGGTGACGAGAAGGCCCTATTCATCATCGACGAGATTCTCAAGATCCTGATGGATGAGCTGTCGATCGACACCTGGAAGGGCATGGTCGAGACCGTCATCGGTGAGCTGACGGGCGTCGGAGTGCCTCCTGCGGCCGTAGCGATGTTCGCAATGATTCTCACCTTCCTCAGGCAGATCCTGACGAACCAGGACGATCACATCGGCACCTACTCACTGCTGGTGCCCGAGCCGGTACTGATGCTGCAGAAGCAGATCCAGGACACCCTGCGCAATCCCCCGCCCGAGGGAGTGGTGCGCAAGATCGCTGCACTGGTCCGCACCAGCGAGAACCTCGTGGAGATGCTTCTACGCATGGGCGCCTATCGGACCTCCAAGCGGGCACTCGTCTTCGACGCGGGCAGCGACGGGAAGTGGGAGATCGGCTTCCTGATGCTGCCCGACGCCTCGAGCCAGGTCACCGGCCTGCCCGCCAGAGTGCGGCTGGAATCCGTCTCCAGCCGCAGGTTCGCCACCATCCACGGCCCCTATAACGACAACGGCCCCTCCATTCGACAAGAGGGCTGGTACAACGCATCACACCAGCGGTGGGAACTCGACCGCCTCAGCGGTGACCTGCACAAATTCACCTCCGTCTACTCCCCTTCCCGCGTCATGTCGATCCACGGCCCGTACCCCGGCAACGCCCCCGACATCAATCTCTGGACCTGGAGGGACGCCTCTCACCAGAAATGGCGTCTGCTCCCCGTCGCCCAGGACGAGTACTTCATCGTGTCCGACTACCGCGGTGGAGCAATCAGCGTCACCAACGCCTCCACCGATAACGGCGCCAAGCTGTGTCACCACGGTCTGCAAGGCCACCGCAACCAGCTCTGGAGGATCCTCGGAGCGTAG